The window CCATGGTGCCGATTATACAAGTAATCATGGACATCCTTCGGAAAACAGCTATCGATGCTTCATTCGACACCCACCTTTTTTTCATTTGGTAACGCAGGCAAATGCCGTTGAAAATCCTTGCAGTTGATAATAATCCGCTGATGCTGAAGCTTCTTTCCCATTACCTGGAAGAAAGAGGTCACAAAGTCCTGACCGCGGAAGACGGCATCCGCGCCCTGGATATCGTCAACACCTTTACCCCGGACGTCATGTTCATCGACTTCATCATGCCCGGCATCAGCGGCAAAAATCTCTGCAAGATCATCCGTTGCAACAGCAAATTCACCAAGACCTATATCGCCATCCTGTCGGCCACCGCCGTCGAAGGGAACCACGATGTCGGCGAATGGGGCGCCGACACCTGTATCGCCAAGGGCCCGTTCACCATGGTTGCCCGACACATCCAGACCATTCTTGACATGGTGGAACGCGATGAAATCAAGGATTTTTCCGGACAGATTCTCGGCAAGGATGAAATCCATCACCGCCAGATAACCAAGGAACTCCTGTCAAACCTGACTCATATGGATGTCATCTTCAACAACCTTGCCGAAGGGGTGCTGGAGTTCAACCGCCGGCTACGGATCGTCTACGCCAACAGCAGCGCGCTGCGGCTTTGCGGAATAGCCGAGGAAAAATTGCTGGGACGGAATGTTCTTGATCTTTTTGACCAACCATCCCGTCCGCTCATGGCAAAACTCACGGAAGATGTTTTTTCATCCCGCCGGCATACCGACTCCCATGATATTCGCTGCCTGAACAAGCGGCAGGTGACCCTAGATTTTCTCCCGCTGCATACCGACGGCACGGAGTCAATGATTCTGATTATTCACGACATCACCGCCCACAAGGCTGCCGAGGAAAAATTACTGCAACGGGAAGCACAGTACCGCACCCTGGTGGAGACAGTGCCCCACGGCATCCAGGAAAATGACACGGAGGGGATAATCACCTTCAGCAACGCCATGCATCACCGCCTGCTGGGTTATGAACCGGGAGAGCTTCTCGGCAAACCGATCTGGAACATGGCGGCTTCGGAAAAAGAGCGGGAGGAGCTGCAAAAATATTTTGCCTTTCTGGTCAGGGAAATACCGCCCCCCACGCCCTACATGGCGCGCAACAAAACCAAGGACAATCGCCTCATCGACGTCCAGGTTGACTGGAATTACAAACGGGACGACAATGGCGTGGTAACCGGCTTTACCGCCATCATCACCGATATTACCGAACGAAAAAAAGCGGAACAGGCCCTGATGGAAAGCGAGGAACGCTACCGCGACCTGTTTGAAAACGCCTCCGACCTGATCCAGATCGTCAAACCGGACGGTGGACTGCAGTATGTCAACCGGGCATGGCGGCAGACATTCGGCTATGACGACGAGGAAGTGGCCAGGCTCACCATTTTCGACCTCATCGACCGGGATTGCCGGGACCACTGCCTGGAGACATTCAACCGGGTCCTGGTCGAAGGCAACGTCCCCTCCATCCACTCCACCTTTGTCGCCAAAAACGGCGACAAAATCATCCTCGAAGGTTCGGCCAACTGCCGAAAAAGCCCCGAGGGAGCGCCGCTTTTCACCCGTTGCATATTCCGGAACGTCACCAAACAAAAGGAGCTCGAAAAACAGCTGCGCCAGTCCCAGAAGATGCAGGCCATCGGCACCCTGGCCGCCGGCATTGCCCACGACTTCAACAACCTGCTGTCCGCGGTCATGGGCTACACCCAGTTGACCATGCTGCAACTGCCGCCGGATAGTGACAGCCATCAAAATCTGAAAAAGGTTATGCAGTCGTCGAAAAGGGCGGCGGAACTGGTGAAACAGATCCTCACCTTCAGCCGCCCCTCAAGCGAAAGACAAATCTGCATCCTCATCCCCCCCCTGGTCAAGGAAGCGATCAAACTGATCAGCCACAGCCTGCCCGCGACAATCAAAATAGAACATGACATTGCCCCGGACTGCCCTCCCATTCTGGCGGACCCCACTCAGCTCCAGCAGGTTATCATGAATCTCTGCACCAATGCCTATCATGCCATGCGCGCCGGCGGCGGCACGCTGACCGTCAGGGTTGACACGGTGGAGGTCGATGACCGGTTTCTGCTTTTAAACCCGTCGCTTGCCGCAAAAAAATGCGTTCGTTTACGGGTCAGCGACACGGGCCACGGTATTGACGCACGCATCATCGACCGCATTTTTGAACCCTATTTCACCACGAAAAACCAAGGCGACGGCACGGGACTCGGCCTTGCCGTGGTGCACGGTATCGTCACCAATCACCATGGAGCAATCACCGTTGACAGCGAAGTCGGAACAGGAACCACCTTTGCCGCATACTTCCCCATCCATTTCGCCAAAAACGCCGGGGTTGCGGATGAACAGGACGACGCTTTTCCCCGCCTCACGGCGAACGTCCTCTTTGTTGACGACCAGCAGGACCTTGCCGAACTCGGGAAAATGGGCCTGGAAAGCATCGGCTGCCGGGTGAGCACCTTTTCCAGCAGCAGCGAGGCGCTTGCCGCCTTTCAAGCTGATCCGGCCGCATTCGATGTGGTGATAACCGACCAGACGATGCCGGAAATGACCGGCGCGGCACTTGCAGCCAGGCTGCTGGCACTCAAACCGGATCTGCCGATCATCCTCTGCACCGGCCACAGCGACATCATTGACGAAACAACCGCGCGCGGCCTCGGCATCAGGGCCTTTCTCATGAAACCCCTGCAGCTCAACAAGCTGGCCGAGATCATCCAAGCCGTCCTGAAGTCGTAAGAAGGATGGCACCGCCGACATCTCGCGTTGACTCCCTCCACATCGATATGATACAAAATGACATAGTGCCCGATGCATCAAAAAAACTACCCGGAGACAAGTATGCCGTCCGCACCCTCCTTGGAACATCATGATATCCCGCTGAACCGCGACCTGTTTCTCCGCACCCTCATCAGGGAATTGGCCGGTATCCTTGAAGAGGTTATCGGTCATGAAGAAACAGCCGGCTACATCAGCCTGGTCGGCCAAAAAATGGGCAGTTGGATCAACGGCATCTACCGGCAATCCCTTGGATTGCCAACCCTTTCCCCGGAACAGACGGCCCGGGTGCTTGTTGACCTGAAGCGGCGTCTTGACGGCCATTTTTCCCTCATTGAGCTGAACGAAGAAAAGATGGTACTCAGCAGCTCAGCCTGCCCCTTTGGGGAGAAGGTGCTCGACCGCCCTTCCATGTGCATGATGACCTCCAATGTCTTCGGCGTCATCACCGCCGAAAATCTCGGCTACGCCAAGGTTGCGCTGCACGAAACCATTGCCGGCCGCTGTTCCCGTTGCCTGGTCACCGTCTTTATCAAACAGACGGATGAATCACGGGCGACTGCGGGACGGGAATATTTCGGGGAGTAAGGGACGACTCTCATGCACCAATATCCGCCGCACATCATGGAATGTTTTCATGCCTTTACCGCGGCACAGCGGGACGCCTCCTTGCTGCTTGACCGCGGCGGACTGATCCTGGCGGCAAACGAGGCCGCCCTGCGCATGCTCGGCTTGAGCCGCGACAGCCTCTCCGGGGGCAACATCAGCACGCAAACCGTCGAAAGGGAAGAAAAGCTGACGGCCTACCTCCAGAGCTGCAGCCGGACCAACAGCCCGGTGCCCGGCGTCATCACCTGGCGCACCTCCTCGGGCGGGCAACTGAAAACCCCATGCCACGGATTCCGCCTGCATATTTCTCCGGGCACGCCGCACACTTTCATCGTCATTCAGGTGTCTTCCCCGGAAAAATCAACCGACAAATTCCTCGCCTTAAACAGAACCCTGGACGAGCTGACCGCCTCGCGCCTTGAACTGCTGAACAAATCGCAACGGCTGGAAAAGGAAATAAACGACCGCGGCCGGGCCGAGGAGGAGTTGCGGCTTGCCCATAACCGGCTTGCCGCCATTCTTGACAGCATCGAGGCCTTTGTCTACGTGGCCGACATGCAGACCCATGAGGTGCTCTTCATCAACAAATATTGCCGCGATTTGTTGGGGGATATCCGTGGGAAAATCTGCTGGCAGTCGATCCAGGAGGGTCAGAACGGGCCATGCCCCTTCTGCACCAACAAATATCTGGTCGATGATGAAGGAAAAATCCTTCCACCCCATATCTGGGAATTCCAAAACAGCAGAACAAACCACTGGTATCACATCATTGACCGGGCCATCCGCTGGGTCGACAACAGAACGGTCCGTCTGGAAATCGCCACCGACATCACCGCAAAAAAGGAGGCGGAGGAAAAAATCAGCAAGGCCAAAAGGGAATGGGAACTGACCTTTGACGCCATCGATGAGGTGGTCACCATTCATGATCGCGAGATGACTATTATCCGGGCCAACCTGGCCGCGGGCCGGCTCTTCGGCCTCGCCCCCCAGGCCCTGATCGGCAGGAAATGTTATGAAGTTTTCCGCAAAACGTTCGAACCATGCGCCGACTGCCCGGAACTGCGGGCCAAGGCCGATCTCCTCCCGCACAGCAACGAAATATATCATCCGGATATCAAAAGAACCTTCAGCGTCTCCTCCTCTCCCATTCTCGATGAACTGGGGAACGCAAACATGTTTGTCCACATCGCCAAGGACATAACCGAACAGTCCCTGTTGCAGGAACAGCTGCGCCAGGCCCAGAAAATGGAGGCGGTGGGCACCCTGGCCGGCGGCATTGCCCATGACTTCAACAATGTTCTTTCACCCATCATCGGCTTCACCGAGCTTTCCCTGACAAAAATCGGGCCGAATCACCCGATCTCCTCCGATCTCGCCCATGTCCTCCAGGCCGCCAAACGGGCACGGGATCTGGTCCGCCAGATCCTTTCCTTCAGCCGGCAAAGCTCCGGGGAACGCAAACCGCTGCAGATCCATCTCATTATCAAGGAGGCGCTCAAGCTGTTGCGTTCCTCGCTGCCGACCTCCATCGAAATCCGCCGGAATATCACGGCGGACAGCGGGGTTGTTCTGGCGGATCCAACCCAGATCCATCAGATCCTCATGAACCTCTGCACCAACGCCTACCACGCCATGCAGGCGACCGCCGCCGGCGTGCTGGCCATCAACCTCAGCCGTCTCACCCTGGATCAATCGGACAGCAAAACCTCCGTACTGGGACTTGCCCCAGGCCCCTATGTCAAGCTCGTGGTGAGCGACACCGGCTGCGGCATGGACCGCATGATTCAGGATAAAATTTTCGAGCCCTATTTCACCACCAAACAAAAAGGCGAAGGTACCGGCCTGGGCCTTGCCGTGGTGCATGGCATCGTCAAATCATACGGAGGCCACATCTCGGTCTACAGCGAACCGGGAAAGGGCACCGCCTTTCACATCTACCTGCCGGCCCTTGCGGGAGAACCATCATTGGTCCGGTCCACCCTGCACGAGGAAATCCCCAGGGGCAACGGAGAACGGATTCTCGTGGTGGATGACGAACAAGCGATTGTTTCCATGCAGCAGAAACTTCTTGAAGGGCTGGGCTACCAGGTGAAGCCCTTCACCGACTGTGAAGAGGCCATGAAGGAAATTTGGACGCATCCGGGGGACATCGACCTGATTGTCACCGACATGACCATGCCCAGGATAAGCGGACTGGACCTGGCCCGTGAGGTGAAGAGCCTGCGTCCCGACCTGCCGGTTATCCTCTGCACGGGATTCAGCGAGCTGATCAACGAGGAAACCGCCCGGCAATGCGGCATATATCGATTCCTCATGAAGCCGGTGCTGACCCGCGATCTCGCCGGGGCAATCAGAACGGCGCTGGACAGCCGTCCGGCTCCCGGCTGATCCGCATCAGTCTTTCCCGCAGACCGGACATCCGTTTCGCCTGCCGGGCAACACCTTCCGAGAAGGAGCCGTGCTCGGCAAAAACCGTTACACTCTTTCTGGCGCGGGTGATTGCGGTATAAATCAGCTCCCGGGTTACGACCGGCACATTCCCGGGGGGAAGAACAACGACAACATGGTCATACTCGGAGCCCTGGGCCTTATGCACGGTCAGGGCAAAGGCCGTTTCATGCTCCGGCAGGCGGGAAGGAGGAAATTTGCGGAAGCCTCCATCCGGCGAAGGGAAAAAGGCCAGCAGCCGGTCTTCCTCCCGGTCGTGGAGGACGATACCGGTATCGCCGTTGAACAGCCTGATCGAATAATCATTGCGGGTAACGATTATCGGACGGCCATGATAGGAAGCATTGCCCACGGGATCGATAATGCCCTGCCGGCCAAGCATTTTTTCCACAAAGGAATTGATGCCGGCAATACCGTACGGCCCTCGGCGCACGGCGGAAAAAATACGAAATCGGTCAAAGGCCGCAAATATTTTTTCAACCTCCATTTCGCGGAGATAGAGGCCGTAATGATCTCGTATCAGCGTGCCGAGTTCCTCCTCCATTGCCGCGGGGGGAAAAAAGGCGGCATCGCCCGCCCCACGCTGCGCAAACACCTGCAGGGCCTCCTCCGCCCGTCCCGCGTTAATCCGCCCGGCAAGCCTGCCGATGCGGCTTTCCGCCGCATAGCGATAGCTTCGGCGCAAGCCGACGATATGATCCTGAATAGGGGTGACGTTCTTGCCCGCCGCAACAGCAAAACCCGTGGCCTGTGTCAGCAGAGCGGCCGCTGCCGGGCTGAAGTCATCGATATCGCCCGCTCCGCACAGATCACCGAAGACCGAACCGGGATTAACCGAGGCAAGCTGGTCCTTGTCGCCCAGCAGGACAAGCTTCGCCCGGAGCGGCACGGCGTCAAGCAGCCGCGCCATGAGGGCGACATCAATCATCGACACCTCGTCGACAATGACAAGATCAACGGGCAGAAGATTGTCCCGGTTGTGCCGGAAAGCCGGTCTGCCGGGGATGACGCCGAGAAGTCGGTGGATGGTTGAGGTCCGGTCCGGAATCGCGTCGCAACCCAGCTTGCTTTTTGCCTTGCCGATCGCCTCCTGCAGCCTGACCGCCGCCTTGCCGGTGGGCGCGGCAATGGCCACCCGCCCCGGCGCGACAAGCCCCATCCGGATGAGCACGCCAAGCACCTTGGCCACCGTGGTTGTTTTGCCGGTACCCGGTCCGCCGGAGATCACGGCAAAATTATTGAGCGCCGCCATGGCCGCGGCCACCTGCTGCCAGTCGATATCATTGCCGCCGTTTGTGGGGAAATAACCGTAATCGGTCATGGCGCGGCGTAACTGTTCCGGGGCCGGACAGCCGTCATGCCGCTTCATCCGCGCCGCGAGATGGTGCACTATCATGGTTTCATACTGATAATAACGATGCAGATACAACCGCTTCCCATCGCGAATCAGCGGCAAATAATCCCCCGGTCCGCCGATGGCCGGACTTGCCGGGTCCTCCTCGACCAGCCGGTTGAGCTCGCCGGCATACTCCCGGTAAAAGGGCAGATCACCTACCCCGGCAAGATCAAGACAGGTGTGGCCGTCGCCGGTGTTCGCGCTCACCAGGGCATACAGCAGGGCAAGCGAGTCGTGGCCGCCGAAACGATCCGTCAGCAAGCGGGCAAGATGGCGGTCAACCGACCGGATATGACCTTCTTGCCACAGTTTATCCACAATATCCATCATCAGCAAACTCCGGGAAGAAACAGTTCTTCCATCCTTTCCACCAGGGTCCGGGCTGGTCTGTCGAAGTAAACACCGGTGGCCGCCGGACGGCCGGCGTCAATGCCGCGGAGAAAAAGATAATAAACGCCGCCGAAATGACGTTCGTAGCTGTAATCCGGAAGCGAAGCGCGCAAATGCAGGTGAAGGGCCAGGGTATAGAGATGATACTGCAGGAAGTAATAACTTTCGATCATCACCCGGCTGAGGGCGTTTGCGTTATAATCCGCCGCACTATCCCCCAGATGGTTCGACTTCCAGTCAATGAGATAAAATTTCTCCCCATGCTCCAGGACAAGATCGATAAAACCGTGCATATAGCCGTGCAAGGGGGAAAAATGAAGCCCGCGACTCCGCTCCCCGAACATTTCGGAGTGGCCGCTGTTGATCCCGGAAAAAAGGCGGCCGATCTCGGACGGACTCACCTGTTGCAGGGGAAAGTAGAATTCCAGCTCATTGATCCGTTTCTCCCGGCTGATATCGGCCAGCTGAAAACCGTCAAGGGGCTGGTCCACCACCTGCTCAAGCATGGTGCGGATCGAAGGACAAAACGCCTCGGCAAAGCCATACCGGCGTAAGCCGTCGGCAACCAGCCGCTGCGTCGCCGCATCCCGAACCATGGGAAAATCGAGATGCTCCAGCATGTCATGCATGAAGGTCCCGGCCCTGGCCCCGCGCGGAAAGGTAAAGATCGAAAACTCCCGCTCCTTGCCGCCCGCGGGCTGAATCAGAGAGAGGGGAAGCGGGAACTGCTCATTGTCCCGGTCCTTGCGGCCGTCACCCTCGCCGTGCTGATCACGGGTCAGTCCGGAAAAGCTGCTGATCTGCCGGGCCGGGGGGACGGCCCCGGCAAAGAGTGCCGGCTGCGGAACGCTTTGCCCCGGCATGATCGACAAAAACGGCAGTTCGCCCGGACACGGCAGATCGGTGACGGCAACGCAGTGGTGTGCCGAGGCAAAAAGACTCTCCAGACAGGCCCGCACCGCGCTGGTGGTTTTGCAGGCATCATACTGTTTTTTCATTTCCTCGGCCGGGTCCGGCGCATCGTTTTGCGATCCATCCGTATGAAAGAGATAGGCGGGGGCCGAGGTGTGGGCGCCGAACCGGCTGTCAAACTTTGTCCAGAAGGTATAACAGCGATGCCGGGCCCGGGTCAGTGCCACATAAAAAAGACGAAGATTTTCCGACAGCGCCTCCCGGAAGGATGCCGGACGCTTGTCGGCAAATTCCTCATCATCGAGATAAAAGACCATCCTGCCCTGATCGTCATGACAGAGATTTTCGCTGTTTTCCGATCTTCCCCAGACAAAGGGGACAAAGACAATGGGGTACTCGAGGCCTTTGCTTTTATGGATGGTGACAATCCGCACCGCCTCTTCATCACTTTCCATGCGCAGCTCCCGTTCCTCTTCGCGCAGGGACGGCTCGCGCCGCCGGGAAGAAAACCAGCCGAGCAACTCATTGATCCCGGCCCCTTTTTCCACCTGGCGCAGATGAAGAATTTCGGCAAGATGGAGGAAATTGGTAAGCGATCGTTCGCCGTTCATCCGACCCATCAATACGGCCTTGACATCATGGTCGACCAGCAGTCTGCGGAACATGGCCAGAAAACCCTTGCCGTGAAAGAGGTCATTGTAGTTCTTGAAGGCGAGCGACCAGTCATCCCATCTCAGGGGATCGACTTGCGCCTCGTGCAGACTGCCTGCCGTCATGCCGAAAAGCGGTGTTGCCAGGGCGCTGCTCACGGCGGACATCCGCGACGGAGAGGCAACGCCTGCGAGCAGAAGTTCCAGTGCCGCGGCCTCCTCCGCATCAAAAATGCTGCCGGCGCTTGAAACCACGGCCGGGATGCCGTGCCGAATCAAAAGCTGCTGCACCGGCATCATCTGCGCCTTAGTGCGCACCAGCACGGCGAAATCGGACGGCCTGAGCGGTCGTTTTCCGCCATCTGCCTGCCGCAGGGCGGCCTTGCCCTGCGCGGCCAGGGAAAGCAAGCGATGGATTTCCGACAGAACCGCCCGGCCGGCCAGATCAGTTGCAACAGCAGCCGTCACCTTTTCTTCCGCCCCGCCACTCCCCGCACCGGTCCAGATGACAAGCGGCGGCTGTTTTTCTTCACCATCAACGACAAGCGGCGAAACGGTAACGGCGGGTTCAACCGGCTGAAAGCCGATACCCTTTTCAGCAAACGGATTGCCGCCGCCGCGACCGGCAAAGACGCCATTGACCCCGGAAACCAGAAGCGGATCGGAACGGTAGTTTTTCGGCAGGGTGTAACGATGGTCGACCTGGGCGGCCGCCTGCAGGTATGCATAGACATCGGCCCCGCGAAAACTGTAAATGGCCTGTTTCGGGTCACCGATCAAAAAAAGAATGCGGCTTCCGGCAAACAGGGTGCTGAAAATAGCATACTGCAGCGGATCGGTATCCTGAAACTCATCAATCAGCGCCGCATCATAGCGTTTGCGGATGACCTCGGCCAGGGCTCCGTTGGCGCCCGTTGCCAGACTGCGCTGCAGGCGAACGAGAAAATCATTGAATGACTGGATATTCTCCTTTTGCTTGCGCTCATCGAGCCGTTTGTCCATGTAGGAGAACATCTCTTTTTGCAGATATCGCAGACGAGAGGCGCACAGGTTCTGGAAATGCGCATAGTGGCCATTTATCGTTGTTGCCAGTGCAAAAAAGGGATGAAGCGGGATAACGGCGGGATCCTTGGCCTTTTGCCCCAGCTTTTCCGAACCGAACCAGACAAGGGCCTGGTTGACCTCCTCATCGATTACCGGCTGGTCGGAGCGGACAAACCGGTCGATTTCCATTGCCGCTTTTTCCACGTAATCACGCCGGTACGACCTGCCGTCGAGCAGCTTGCGTTCCAGCTGCAGCCACTTCACCGCCCCTGCCGGTTCATCCGGCCACTGCTTTTTCAGGGAAGAGCACAAATCGCGCAGATCGGCAAAGGCGGCCTCAATCTCCGCGCGGCCCGCCGGCCTTTCCGCTCCGGACTCGATCCGCAGGCCGGGATTTCGGTCCTTGATCCGGTAAAGCCGGAAAAAACCATCAATCCCTTTTTTCAGCAGCGACCCGAGAATGTGGGGGGATTCGTCATAGACATGGCTGCGCCAGAAATCGCGCAAACAGTCCATGATCAGTTCGGCGAGGTCGGTGACAACCCTGGTATCGTACAGCGCGCCGCCGGCAAAGGCGTTATCGATGAGCTGGCGCCGGCAGAAGCTGTGAATGGTGTACACGGCACACTCATCAAAATCGCGGATGGCCCGGCGCACCCGATTGATCTTTTCCAGCGCGCCGACCTCCGGGGTCTGACGCAGTTTTTCGAGAAACTCCTCCCGGCAGGTCATCCTGCCGCTAAAAACCTCCCGGGCATTCTGCAGCACGGCGTACAGCCGTTCCTTCAGCTCCTCGGTGGCGGCGCGGGTGAAGGTCACCACCAGAATTTTTTCAACCGGAATATTCTTTTCCACGATCAGCCGGAGAAAAAGGGCGGCGATGGTATAGGTCTTCCCTGTCCCGGCGCTGGCCTCGATCAGATTGGTGCCTTCCAGTGCGCAGGTCGCAAGATCAAGATTTCGCAACGGACTCTCCCCCCTCAAAAAGGCGCAGATGATGAAAAAGAGGCACGCCGATTTCCTCGGCAAGCGCGACGAAAGTCTCGTCCAGCACTTCTGTTTCGCCGAAACAGTGACGATTGTAGAGATCGGCCAAGCCGTCATGGGTGTCGCTGTTCCAGCCGGCGCGGACGGCGGCAAGTTCCTTGCCCTCGTGCAGGGCCAGGGAATACTTCGGAAAAAAACGGACCGGGCAGTGCAGGCCCTGCCGGTAGATCAAAACCAGCTCATCCAGCAGCAGCGCGGCCCCATCCACCGGCGCGAAAGAAACCCCGCTCCGATCGACCCCGGCGCACAGAGTGCTCCGGGGGCCATCCTCGGCCAGGCCGTTCAGCACGAGATGAAGCAGCCAGGCCTGGACAAGATCCTTCTTGCTCTCCACCGCAATGAAGCCCGTTTTCTTTTTCTCCGCCCCCAGTCGCGCCGGGCGGAGAAAAATCTGCGCCTGGTGAAAGAGGTTGCCCAGGGTTCCGGTTAAAAGCACCCCGGACGGCAGCGTCAGATCAACCTTGCGGGCGGGAAGCGGCTCGCGGATCAAATCTCCCAGCCAGCCGGTGAAGGCGGCCATTTCCGTTTGCAGCTCATCAGCGTAAAAATCGCCGGGATTGCCCAGGGGCAGCATGCCGCAATCCTTCAGCCGGCGCACCTTTTCCGCGAGAGACCGTCCGGCGGCACCCGGCTTTGGCAACAGCTCCTCCTTGAGCCGGTATCGCTGCAGGGCGTCCGGCGTGAAGAATTCATGGTCCTGGGTGATGCCGGTCCGGCTGTCCAGATGAATATGCAGCACCCGGTTATAAAGGTATTTCACCGGATGCCTGAAAAAACGGAGCAGATCATCAAGCCACACCTCCTCGCTTTCCTCGGCAACGGACAGCGGTCCGTTGAAAAAGATCGGCGCCCGTCGCCGGGCCAAAGCCGCCTGCGCGGCCCGGCAGTTTTCCCCGGAAAAGGATACCAGTCGCGAATCGGCCTGAAAATATTCCTTGTTAAACGGCTGCAGACGATGCCGGACGACGCAATCCCCAGACTCTTGCCGGAAAGAACGGAAGCGCAGGCCAAGGTAATCAAGCAGCTCGCTGACCGGCACCGATGGAGGCACGGGACTGTTGTCGGCAATGCTCTGGCCCGTGTAGCTGATATAAAGGGTGTCGCGGGCGGAGATGAGTGTTTCCAGAAAGAGATATTTATCGTTCTCCTTGGCCGAACGGTCACCCAGGCGGCGTTCCACCTGGGTCAGGTCATATTCCAGCGGCCTGTTCAGCCGGGGAAAGACGCCGTCATTCATGCCGATCATGCAAATGACCTTGAAGGGGATACTGCGCATGGGCAGCATGGCGCAGAAGGTAATGCCCGCCCCCATGAACCCCCGGGCATGCAGGGTTGCATTGTAGCGCTCGGCAAGACAGGCGCGCACCGTCTCCAGGGTCAGCGCAGGTGACGCGGTGAGCTGCTTTTCCTCGTCGGCAAAGGTACCGAACTGGCGCTGCAGGAAGAGAAAGTCATTGTCAAAGGGCGGCTCGGCGGAAAAAAGGGCGGCAAGCAGGTCAAGCAGCATCTGCCCCCAGCCGGCCAGGCTGCAGCCCACTGCCTCACTTTTCTCGATGTGCTTCCTGAATCGGACCAGGGTGTCGTAATAATCAAGAAACCTGCCCAGCAGGGGGGAAAAGTCCTCGTCAAAATCCGCATAGGGAAAAACGGCGGCAACGGACCGCCCTTGTTCGCCGGCCATGGCGTAGCCGAACAGCAGCCTCTCCCGGCCCGCCTTCCATGACACCTGATCGTGCACGGGCAGCCCCTCCTGCGCCAGCATATCGCCGTCAATCCCCCAGCGGATGCCGCCCTCATCGACCCACTGCCGCAGCACCTCCCGCTCGTCTTCCGTCAGGCCGAACCTGGCCGCCACCGCCTGGTTGTCAAGAAGGCCAAGCACCTCCGATGCCTTGAATCGTCCACGCAGAAGACCAAGGACATGAAGAAAGGCATCCATCATGACCTGCTGCCCCGGTGACGGCAGATCGGCAATGGAAAAAGGCAGCTTCGTTGTTCCGGAGTAGGGATTTTCAAAGACGACCCGGATAAACGGGGCATAACCGGGCAGGTCCGGAACCATCACCAGGATGTCGGATGGGACCAGCTCGCTGTTTTCCTGCATCATGCGCAGCAGCTGGTCATACAGCACCTCAACTTCGCGCAAAGGGGAATGACAGGAGTGAAACTGGATGGATCTGTCCGCCGGATCCCAATCAACCGGTTCGTCTTCCTCCGGATTGACCAGATCGAGCAGATCCCGCTGCACACGATGAAGCAGGCAATCAGCGGACTGCTCGTCAAAGTACTCCTCCGCCAGATAGCCCTCATCGTCGAGTTCAAGCATCATGTTCAAAAAATCACGACCAAGGATGCCCTGGGAGGCAAGCAGCGGATTGACTTCGGCAAGCAGCAGTTCCCGCGCCGTGCCGCCGGATGCCCGCTCGACCTTGCGGATCTCCTTGCTGCTTCTGATGAAGCCCCAGTATTCCCGGCAGGGCTGCAAGATGTAAAAATCGA is drawn from Desulfobulbaceae bacterium DB1 and contains these coding sequences:
- a CDS encoding exodeoxyribonuclease V subunit alpha; translated protein: MDIVDKLWQEGHIRSVDRHLARLLTDRFGGHDSLALLYALVSANTGDGHTCLDLAGVGDLPFYREYAGELNRLVEEDPASPAIGGPGDYLPLIRDGKRLYLHRYYQYETMIVHHLAARMKRHDGCPAPEQLRRAMTDYGYFPTNGGNDIDWQQVAAAMAALNNFAVISGGPGTGKTTTVAKVLGVLIRMGLVAPGRVAIAAPTGKAAVRLQEAIGKAKSKLGCDAIPDRTSTIHRLLGVIPGRPAFRHNRDNLLPVDLVIVDEVSMIDVALMARLLDAVPLRAKLVLLGDKDQLASVNPGSVFGDLCGAGDIDDFSPAAAALLTQATGFAVAAGKNVTPIQDHIVGLRRSYRYAAESRIGRLAGRINAGRAEEALQVFAQRGAGDAAFFPPAAMEEELGTLIRDHYGLYLREMEVEKIFAAFDRFRIFSAVRRGPYGIAGINSFVEKMLGRQGIIDPVGNASYHGRPIIVTRNDYSIRLFNGDTGIVLHDREEDRLLAFFPSPDGGFRKFPPSRLPEHETAFALTVHKAQGSEYDHVVVVLPPGNVPVVTRELIYTAITRARKSVTVFAEHGSFSEGVARQAKRMSGLRERLMRISREPDGCPAPF
- a CDS encoding transcriptional regulator, whose amino-acid sequence is MPSAPSLEHHDIPLNRDLFLRTLIRELAGILEEVIGHEETAGYISLVGQKMGSWINGIYRQSLGLPTLSPEQTARVLVDLKRRLDGHFSLIELNEEKMVLSSSACPFGEKVLDRPSMCMMTSNVFGVITAENLGYAKVALHETIAGRCSRCLVTVFIKQTDESRATAGREYFGE
- a CDS encoding exodeoxyribonuclease V subunit beta; this translates as MRNLDLATCALEGTNLIEASAGTGKTYTIAALFLRLIVEKNIPVEKILVVTFTRAATEELKERLYAVLQNAREVFSGRMTCREEFLEKLRQTPEVGALEKINRVRRAIRDFDECAVYTIHSFCRRQLIDNAFAGGALYDTRVVTDLAELIMDCLRDFWRSHVYDESPHILGSLLKKGIDGFFRLYRIKDRNPGLRIESGAERPAGRAEIEAAFADLRDLCSSLKKQWPDEPAGAVKWLQLERKLLDGRSYRRDYVEKAAMEIDRFVRSDQPVIDEEVNQALVWFGSEKLGQKAKDPAVIPLHPFFALATTINGHYAHFQNLCASRLRYLQKEMFSYMDKRLDERKQKENIQSFNDFLVRLQRSLATGANGALAEVIRKRYDAALIDEFQDTDPLQYAIFSTLFAGSRILFLIGDPKQAIYSFRGADVYAYLQAAAQVDHRYTLPKNYRSDPLLVSGVNGVFAGRGGGNPFAEKGIGFQPVEPAVTVSPLVVDGEEKQPPLVIWTGAGSGGAEEKVTAAVATDLAGRAVLSEIHRLLSLAAQGKAALRQADGGKRPLRPSDFAVLVRTKAQMMPVQQLLIRHGIPAVVSSAGSIFDAEEAAALELLLAGVASPSRMSAVSSALATPLFGMTAGSLHEAQVDPLRWDDWSLAFKNYNDLFHGKGFLAMFRRLLVDHDVKAVLMGRMNGERSLTNFLHLAEILHLRQVEKGAGINELLGWFSSRRREPSLREEERELRMESDEEAVRIVTIHKSKGLEYPIVFVPFVWGRSENSENLCHDDQGRMVFYLDDEEFADKRPASFREALSENLRLFYVALTRARHRCYTFWTKFDSRFGAHTSAPAYLFHTDGSQNDAPDPAEEMKKQYDACKTTSAVRACLESLFASAHHCVAVTDLPCPGELPFLSIMPGQSVPQPALFAGAVPPARQISSFSGLTRDQHGEGDGRKDRDNEQFPLPLSLIQPAGGKEREFSIFTFPRGARAGTFMHDMLEHLDFPMVRDAATQRLVADGLRRYGFAEAFCPSIRTMLEQVVDQPLDGFQLADISREKRINELEFYFPLQQVSPSEIGRLFSGINSGHSEMFGERSRGLHFSPLHGYMHGFIDLVLEHGEKFYLIDWKSNHLGDSAADYNANALSRVMIESYYFLQYHLYTLALHLHLRASLPDYSYERHFGGVYYLFLRGIDAGRPAATGVYFDRPARTLVERMEELFLPGVC